One Methylophaga marina DNA window includes the following coding sequences:
- the murA gene encoding UDP-N-acetylglucosamine 1-carboxyvinyltransferase has translation MDKLIISGGVALDGEIRISGAKNAALPILMGALLADSPVRIGNVPHLHDITTTLELLGRMGVTLTVDERSGVVIDPTTLTDTEAAYDLVKTMRASILVLGPLLAKYGKADVSLPGGCAIGSRPVDLHLRGLQQMGADIRVENGYIRATSGKGLKGAHIFMDQVTVTGTENLMMAATLAQGTTTIENAAREPEVVDLANYLNQMGAKISGIGTATLVIEGVKSLSGTKYQILPDRIETGTYLVAAAITRGRVKLKDTDANQLESVLLKLEEAGASVSVGDDWISLDMHGNRPKAVNIRTAPYPAFPTDMQAQFTALNSIAEGQATIVETVFENRFMHVQEMQRMGANLQIEGNTVVCKGRDYLTAAPVMATDLRASACLVLAALVAEGETVVERIYHIDRGYECIEEKLQQLGAKIRRIPSSARSADV, from the coding sequence ATGGACAAATTGATTATTAGTGGCGGTGTAGCGCTTGATGGTGAAATACGAATATCAGGTGCAAAAAATGCTGCGCTTCCAATTCTAATGGGCGCGTTACTGGCCGATTCTCCGGTACGTATCGGGAATGTGCCACATCTGCATGATATCACCACCACCCTAGAGTTATTAGGTCGCATGGGGGTCACACTTACTGTCGATGAACGCTCAGGTGTCGTGATTGATCCCACGACACTAACCGATACCGAAGCCGCTTATGATCTTGTGAAAACTATGCGTGCTTCCATCCTTGTTTTAGGTCCTTTATTAGCAAAATACGGTAAAGCGGATGTATCACTCCCTGGCGGTTGTGCGATTGGTTCACGTCCGGTTGATTTACATTTGCGTGGCTTACAGCAAATGGGTGCAGATATACGCGTAGAAAATGGTTATATCCGTGCTACCAGTGGTAAGGGGTTGAAGGGCGCTCATATTTTCATGGATCAGGTGACCGTTACCGGTACAGAGAACCTGATGATGGCGGCTACCTTGGCACAAGGTACGACCACGATTGAGAATGCTGCCAGAGAGCCTGAAGTTGTTGATCTAGCAAATTATCTCAATCAGATGGGAGCGAAAATATCTGGTATTGGCACCGCTACACTGGTGATTGAAGGTGTTAAATCGCTTTCAGGTACTAAGTATCAGATATTGCCTGACCGTATTGAAACTGGCACTTATCTCGTGGCTGCGGCCATCACGCGCGGACGTGTCAAATTAAAAGATACAGACGCCAACCAACTGGAATCTGTTCTGTTGAAGCTTGAAGAGGCGGGTGCTTCTGTCAGTGTCGGTGATGATTGGATTTCTCTGGATATGCATGGCAATAGACCTAAAGCAGTCAATATCAGAACTGCTCCATATCCTGCTTTCCCAACAGATATGCAAGCACAATTTACTGCGCTAAACAGTATTGCTGAAGGGCAGGCTACTATCGTTGAAACCGTTTTTGAAAATCGCTTTATGCATGTTCAGGAAATGCAACGGATGGGTGCCAACCTTCAGATCGAGGGTAATACGGTGGTGTGTAAAGGTCGTGATTATCTAACAGCTGCTCCCGTCATGGCGACGGATTTACGTGCTTCAGCCTGTTTAGTCTTGGCAGCTTTAGTGGCTGAAGGCGAAACAGTCGTTGAACGTATCTATCATATTGATCGTGGTTATGAATGTATTGAAGAAAAACTGCAACAATTAGGTGCGAAAATTCGTCGAATTCCGAGCTCAGCGAGGTCTGCTGATGTCTGA
- the hisG gene encoding ATP phosphoribosyltransferase, which translates to MSDTLTLALSKGRIFKETLPLLAAAGIVPVDDPETSRKLILDTNLPDVKLIIVRASDVPTYVEYGGADIGVAGKDVLMEHPHAELYEPVDLNIACCKLMTAGKPDDEIRSGRLRVATKFVESTRRFYAEKGEQVEIIKLYGSMELAPLVGLADRIVDVVDTGNTLRANGLIPMEHIADISSRLVVNKASMKMKHKRMQSFIEHIRDAVREQNND; encoded by the coding sequence ATGTCTGATACCTTAACGCTAGCTTTGTCCAAGGGGCGTATTTTCAAGGAAACCTTACCTTTGCTCGCCGCTGCCGGAATCGTTCCCGTGGATGATCCGGAAACCAGTCGTAAACTTATCCTGGATACTAACCTGCCAGATGTAAAATTGATTATTGTCAGAGCTTCTGATGTCCCAACCTATGTGGAATATGGTGGTGCTGATATTGGTGTCGCGGGTAAGGATGTATTGATGGAGCACCCTCATGCAGAGTTATATGAACCTGTTGACCTAAACATAGCTTGTTGTAAATTGATGACCGCTGGTAAGCCTGATGATGAAATACGTTCCGGCAGATTACGAGTTGCTACAAAATTTGTTGAGAGTACCCGTCGCTTTTATGCTGAAAAGGGTGAGCAGGTCGAAATCATCAAGCTTTATGGCTCTATGGAGTTAGCTCCATTGGTTGGGCTGGCAGATCGCATCGTTGATGTAGTCGATACCGGTAACACCTTACGTGCGAATGGGCTGATTCCGATGGAACATATTGCGGATATAAGCTCAAGATTAGTGGTCAATAAAGCATCAATGAAAATGAAACATAAACGAATGCAATCTTTTATTGAACACATTAGAGACGCAGTTAGAGAACAAAATAATGATTGA